A window of the Streptomyces finlayi genome harbors these coding sequences:
- a CDS encoding carbohydrate-binding protein: MQLKPVIACVSLLAGTLVAVSGTSAQAAAVRYEAERSPAVCSGAIESEWGGYSDTGFCNAGNAVGAHAQFTVNAAAAGTATVQVRFANGTTTARPANVTVSGSAAGSASFQGTGTWATWATKTLTVPVRAGSNTIQLSPTTATGLPNIDYVDVEVQAGGGTTPPPAGTTLYVAPNGTDSAAGTEAAPTTLASALARVPSGGQIYLRGGKYALARTVTIAPDNSGTASAPKQLSTYPGETPVLNFAAMTEDPANRGLAVNGSYWNIEGLVVEHAGDNGIFVGGSNNTIERTVTRFNRDTGLQLSRMASTTPRDQWPSDNLVLSAQSHDNADSDGEDADGFAAKLTVGSGNVFRYAVAHNNIDDGWDLYTKTDTGPIGAVTIEDSLAYENGTLSDGSQNSSGDRNGYKLGGEDIKVNHVVRRNIAYDNGKHGFTYNRNLGTMAVSDNISIDNSERNFSFDGGTSVFRNNVSCRSGSGTNDKTVGDADGTNQFWSGTNGSRCSSYAGALAWTYTPDGRLAVTFGGNRVTP, translated from the coding sequence CCGTCATCGCGTGCGTCAGCCTGCTGGCCGGCACTCTCGTCGCGGTATCCGGCACCTCGGCTCAGGCCGCAGCCGTCCGATACGAGGCCGAGCGCTCCCCCGCCGTCTGCAGCGGCGCCATCGAGTCCGAGTGGGGCGGCTACTCCGACACCGGCTTCTGCAACGCCGGCAACGCGGTGGGCGCCCACGCGCAGTTCACCGTGAACGCCGCCGCGGCCGGCACCGCGACCGTGCAGGTGCGCTTCGCCAACGGGACCACCACCGCACGGCCCGCGAATGTGACGGTCAGCGGCTCGGCAGCCGGGTCCGCGTCCTTCCAGGGCACAGGAACCTGGGCGACCTGGGCGACCAAGACGCTGACCGTGCCGGTACGGGCGGGCAGCAACACCATCCAGCTCAGCCCGACCACCGCCACCGGGCTGCCCAACATCGACTACGTGGACGTGGAGGTCCAGGCGGGCGGCGGCACCACGCCCCCGCCGGCCGGCACCACGCTGTACGTCGCACCGAACGGCACCGACAGCGCGGCCGGGACGGAGGCCGCTCCGACAACGCTGGCCTCGGCGCTCGCCCGCGTCCCGTCCGGGGGGCAGATCTACCTGCGCGGCGGAAAGTACGCGCTCGCGCGGACCGTCACCATCGCGCCGGACAACAGCGGCACCGCGAGTGCCCCCAAGCAGCTGTCCACCTACCCGGGCGAGACCCCGGTGCTGAACTTCGCCGCCATGACCGAGGACCCCGCCAACCGCGGGCTCGCCGTGAACGGCTCGTACTGGAACATCGAAGGACTGGTCGTCGAGCACGCCGGTGACAACGGGATCTTCGTCGGTGGCAGCAACAACACCATTGAGCGGACGGTGACGCGCTTCAACCGCGACACCGGCCTGCAGCTCTCACGGATGGCCTCCACCACCCCGCGCGACCAGTGGCCGTCCGACAACCTCGTCCTCAGCGCGCAGTCGCACGACAACGCCGACTCCGACGGAGAGGACGCCGACGGCTTCGCCGCGAAGCTCACCGTCGGCTCCGGCAACGTCTTCCGCTACGCCGTCGCACACAACAACATCGACGACGGCTGGGACCTCTACACCAAGACCGACACCGGCCCCATCGGCGCCGTGACCATCGAGGACTCCCTCGCCTACGAGAACGGCACACTGAGCGACGGCAGCCAGAACTCCAGCGGCGACCGCAACGGCTACAAGCTCGGCGGCGAGGACATCAAGGTCAACCACGTCGTCCGGCGCAACATCGCCTACGACAACGGCAAGCACGGATTCACGTACAACCGGAACCTCGGCACGATGGCGGTCTCGGACAACATCAGCATCGACAACTCCGAGCGCAACTTCTCCTTCGACGGCGGCACGTCGGTGTTCCGGAACAACGTCTCGTGCCGGAGCGGCAGCGGCACGAACGACAAGACCGTGGGCGACGCCGACGGCACGAACCAGTTCTGGTCCGGCACGAACGGCTCCCGCTGCTCCTCCTACGCAGGCGCCCTGGCCTGGACCTACACCCCGGACGGCCGCCTCGCGGTCACCTTCGGCGGCAACCGCGTGACTCCGTAA